The following proteins are co-located in the Microbacterium profundi genome:
- a CDS encoding thioredoxin family protein, whose product MTTRDITIETIDSTIAGDGMVLLDFWAAWCGPCRSFAPVFDRAAASNTDIVFGKVDTEDQQQLAAAFRITSIPTLMAFRDGILVFSQPGALGQAQLDSLIAGVRALDMDDVRRQVAEQRAAAEAP is encoded by the coding sequence ATGACCACGCGTGACATCACCATCGAAACGATCGACTCGACCATCGCCGGCGACGGCATGGTGCTCCTCGACTTCTGGGCGGCATGGTGCGGCCCCTGCCGCAGCTTCGCGCCCGTCTTCGACCGAGCTGCCGCGTCGAACACCGACATCGTGTTCGGTAAGGTCGACACCGAGGACCAGCAGCAGCTGGCCGCGGCGTTCCGCATCACGTCCATCCCGACGCTCATGGCCTTCCGCGACGGGATCCTCGTCTTCTCGCAGCCCGGCGCGCTGGGCCAGGCCCAGCTCGACAGCCTCATCGCCGGCGTCCGCGCGCTCGACATGGACGACGTGCGCCG
- a CDS encoding metal-sensitive transcriptional regulator: MSISPDIVAAHDPEAKRKIVNRLRRAHGQLAAVIAAVEDEAHCRDVVQQLSAVSKAVDRAGFLVVAGALKECLAEEPGDGERIDELEKLFLSLA, encoded by the coding sequence ATGAGCATCAGCCCAGACATCGTCGCGGCGCACGACCCGGAGGCGAAGCGCAAGATCGTGAATCGGCTGCGGCGCGCGCACGGCCAGCTGGCAGCCGTCATCGCTGCGGTCGAGGACGAGGCCCACTGCCGCGACGTCGTGCAGCAGCTCTCCGCAGTGTCGAAGGCCGTCGACCGGGCTGGCTTCCTGGTGGTCGCCGGTGCCCTGAAGGAGTGCCTAGCCGAGGAGCCGGGCGACGGCGAGCGCATCGACGAGCTGGAGAAGCTCTTCCTCTCGCTCGCTTAG
- a CDS encoding sulfite exporter TauE/SafE family protein, translating into MTPTATIAVLALALLVGISLGLLGGGGSILAVPILTAVGGVEPRAAIASSLLIVGTTSALGLLQHARAGRVRWRVGVVFGAAGVVGALVGGLLGRTLPPGVLMVLLAGTMIAAAVAMLRRRPRHDRAEPARPRIALVLVLGTVVGSLAGLVGAGGGFLIVPALILLAGLPASAAIGTSLLVIAMQSLAGLAAQPALPDIPWALVLPFTAIAVAGSFLGSALTGRIPERALRTGFAVLVLSVAVALLVQQLALHLPLT; encoded by the coding sequence ATGACGCCGACCGCCACCATCGCCGTTCTTGCGCTCGCCCTGCTGGTCGGCATCAGCCTCGGCCTGCTGGGCGGCGGCGGCTCGATCCTCGCCGTGCCCATCCTGACCGCCGTCGGCGGCGTGGAGCCGCGAGCCGCCATCGCGTCGTCACTGCTCATCGTCGGCACGACGAGCGCCCTCGGACTGCTGCAGCACGCTCGCGCGGGCCGCGTGCGCTGGCGTGTCGGGGTAGTCTTCGGAGCGGCCGGTGTCGTCGGCGCGCTCGTCGGCGGGCTGCTCGGCCGCACGCTGCCCCCAGGCGTGCTCATGGTGCTGCTCGCCGGCACGATGATCGCCGCCGCGGTGGCGATGCTTCGCCGGCGCCCGCGTCACGACCGGGCGGAGCCCGCTCGGCCGCGCATCGCCCTCGTCCTCGTGCTCGGAACGGTTGTCGGCTCACTCGCCGGGCTGGTCGGCGCGGGGGGCGGCTTCCTCATCGTCCCCGCGCTGATCCTGCTCGCCGGCCTGCCCGCGTCGGCCGCGATCGGCACATCCTTGCTCGTCATCGCGATGCAATCGCTCGCCGGGCTCGCGGCCCAACCAGCACTCCCCGACATCCCCTGGGCGCTGGTGCTGCCGTTCACCGCAATCGCCGTGGCGGGCTCCTTCCTCGGCTCGGCGCTCACCGGCCGCATCCCCGAACGGGCACTGCGCACCGGATTCGCGGTGCTCGTGCTCAGCGTGGCCGTCGCGCTGCTCGTGCAGCAGCTCGCGCTCCACCTCCCGCTCACCTGA
- a CDS encoding MBL fold metallo-hydrolase, with amino-acid sequence MLLERIYDEDLAQASYVIGCQATGEAIVIDPRRDVDEYMRLADKHGLRIAHVTETHIHADYLSGTREFAARTGARMHVSDEGGPDWTYGTGFDDADRMHDGDEIVVGNVTLRAVHTPGHTPEHLSFLVTDGAQAQEPGFMLTGDFVFVGDVGRPDLLDEAAGGVDTRFEGAHQLFASLRDRFLTLPDYVQVLPAHGAGSACGKSLGAIAATTVGYERAFSWWAPYLAADDEQGFVDELLSGQPDAHAYFARMKSQNRTGPAVLHPRAPLPERSTAEVQHLLERDLAILVDTRDRRQVHDGTVVGSLNIPGAAKAATYGAWVYDPEAEHRPLVLLADDREEAERMRDHLVRVGIDAVDGFIRSLDGLELVQPRLLQPEELDGLADVNLVDVRGSSEHADGHIPGSAHLSGGRALWHLDELPADGTVVTYCQSGVRNSVVASALRRAGVDVVELDGSYLGWLQTTGREPATS; translated from the coding sequence ATGCTGCTGGAGCGCATCTACGACGAGGACCTCGCACAGGCGAGTTACGTCATCGGTTGCCAGGCGACCGGCGAGGCGATCGTGATCGACCCCCGCCGCGACGTCGACGAGTACATGCGACTGGCCGACAAGCACGGCCTGCGCATCGCGCACGTCACCGAGACCCATATCCACGCCGACTACCTCTCAGGCACCCGCGAGTTCGCGGCGCGCACCGGTGCCCGCATGCACGTCTCCGACGAGGGCGGACCCGACTGGACCTACGGCACCGGCTTCGACGACGCCGACCGGATGCACGACGGCGACGAGATCGTCGTCGGCAACGTGACGCTGCGAGCGGTGCACACCCCCGGCCACACGCCCGAACACCTGTCGTTCCTCGTGACCGACGGCGCGCAGGCCCAGGAGCCGGGCTTCATGCTCACCGGCGACTTCGTGTTCGTCGGCGACGTCGGCCGACCGGACCTGCTCGACGAGGCGGCCGGCGGCGTCGACACCCGCTTCGAGGGCGCTCACCAACTCTTCGCGAGCCTGCGCGACCGCTTCCTGACACTGCCCGACTACGTCCAGGTGCTGCCAGCGCACGGTGCCGGCAGCGCGTGCGGCAAGTCGCTCGGCGCGATCGCGGCGACGACCGTCGGCTACGAGCGCGCCTTCTCGTGGTGGGCTCCCTACCTCGCCGCCGACGACGAGCAAGGCTTCGTCGACGAGCTACTCTCCGGCCAGCCCGACGCCCACGCGTACTTCGCCCGAATGAAGTCCCAGAACCGCACCGGCCCCGCGGTGCTCCACCCCCGCGCACCGCTCCCCGAGCGGTCCACTGCGGAGGTGCAGCACCTCCTGGAGCGCGACCTCGCGATCCTGGTGGACACTCGGGACCGCCGGCAGGTGCACGACGGCACCGTGGTCGGTTCCCTCAACATCCCGGGCGCAGCGAAGGCCGCGACCTACGGGGCGTGGGTCTACGATCCGGAGGCGGAGCACCGGCCGCTCGTTCTCCTCGCGGACGACCGCGAGGAGGCGGAGCGGATGCGCGACCACCTCGTGCGGGTCGGCATCGACGCCGTCGACGGTTTCATCCGCTCCCTCGACGGGCTCGAGCTGGTGCAGCCCCGACTGCTGCAGCCGGAGGAGCTCGACGGCCTCGCCGACGTGAACCTGGTCGACGTGCGCGGCAGCTCCGAGCACGCCGACGGGCACATCCCCGGCTCCGCGCACCTCAGCGGCGGCCGCGCGCTGTGGCACCTCGACGAGTTGCCCGCGGACGGCACCGTCGTGACGTACTGCCAGAGCGGCGTGCGCAACAGCGTCGTCGCCAGCGCACTGCGCCGGGCCGGCGTCGACGTCGTCGAGCTCGACGGCTCCTACCTCGGGTGGCTCCAGACAACCGGGCGCGAGCCGGCGACCAGCTGA
- a CDS encoding single-stranded DNA-binding protein has product MNDNVTILGRVGADPKRSETANGVAVVNFRVASPQRRFDSKTQTWIETGTNWYNVSAFRQLADHVKSSLHQGDGVIVTGKLKLREWENAERKGMSADIDAEAIGHDLRWGASAFAKASRPSAAAHDSTPTDVDPATGEVLGAEPDAEADDSDSEHASSTEPAMALVGGPWSTED; this is encoded by the coding sequence ATGAACGACAACGTGACGATCCTGGGGCGCGTCGGCGCCGATCCGAAACGAAGTGAGACCGCGAACGGGGTCGCGGTGGTGAACTTCCGCGTCGCCAGCCCGCAGCGCCGCTTCGATTCGAAGACGCAGACGTGGATCGAGACGGGCACCAACTGGTACAACGTCTCCGCGTTTCGCCAGCTGGCCGATCACGTGAAGTCCTCGCTGCACCAGGGCGATGGCGTCATCGTGACCGGGAAGCTGAAGCTTCGCGAGTGGGAGAACGCCGAACGCAAGGGGATGAGCGCCGACATCGACGCGGAGGCCATCGGGCACGATCTGCGTTGGGGCGCCAGCGCCTTCGCGAAGGCGAGCCGTCCCTCTGCTGCGGCGCACGACTCGACTCCGACCGATGTCGACCCCGCAACGGGAGAGGTTCTCGGTGCCGAGCCGGATGCAGAAGCCGATGACTCCGACAGCGAGCACGCGTCGTCGACGGAGCCGGCGATGGCACTCGTCGGTGGGCCGTGGTCGACCGAGGATTGA
- the orn gene encoding oligoribonuclease codes for MVAASENDRLVWIDCEMTGLDLSVDELVEIAVVITDFELRPLDPGFQVVIKPNASALANMNDFVTKMHESSGLINEIPDGVSLADAEAQTLEYIKRFVPLERKAPLAGNTIGTDRMFLAKYMPQIDQWLHYRNVDVSSFKELSRRWYPRVFFQAPAKDGGHRALADILESIRELQYYREAVFVAEPGPSSDEARAISERTVSSFTPDV; via the coding sequence ATGGTAGCTGCGTCCGAGAATGATCGACTCGTCTGGATCGACTGCGAGATGACGGGACTCGATCTTTCGGTTGACGAACTCGTCGAGATCGCCGTCGTCATCACCGACTTCGAGCTCCGCCCACTCGACCCCGGGTTCCAGGTCGTCATCAAACCCAACGCCTCGGCACTCGCGAACATGAACGATTTCGTCACGAAGATGCACGAGTCGTCAGGTCTGATCAATGAGATCCCCGACGGCGTCTCGCTGGCGGATGCCGAGGCTCAGACGCTCGAGTACATCAAGCGGTTCGTGCCGCTCGAGCGCAAGGCACCGCTGGCGGGCAACACGATCGGCACCGATCGCATGTTCCTGGCGAAGTACATGCCGCAGATCGATCAGTGGCTGCATTATCGCAACGTCGACGTCTCCAGCTTCAAGGAACTCTCGCGCCGCTGGTACCCGCGCGTGTTCTTCCAGGCGCCGGCCAAAGACGGCGGGCATCGCGCACTGGCAGACATCCTCGAGTCGATCCGCGAGCTGCAGTACTACCGCGAAGCGGTGTTCGTGGCCGAGCCTGGGCCATCGAGTGATGAGGCCCGCGCCATCTCGGAACGCACCGTGTCGTCGTTCACCCCGGACGTGTAA
- a CDS encoding rhodanese-like domain-containing protein, protein MTRTQLAGLAGLALAAVTTGCASTPPGSVAAPADAVVIDVRTAPELASGHLDGAVLLDVSNGDLAAALPSLDPDAPYFVHCRSGSRSAQAVALMREAGFADVTDLGALKSASAATGLAIGR, encoded by the coding sequence ATGACCAGAACCCAGCTCGCCGGCCTCGCCGGCCTCGCGCTCGCCGCCGTCACGACAGGCTGCGCATCGACGCCCCCTGGCAGCGTCGCAGCTCCAGCGGACGCCGTCGTCATCGACGTGCGCACCGCGCCCGAGTTGGCATCCGGTCACCTCGACGGCGCGGTCCTCCTCGACGTGTCGAACGGCGACCTCGCCGCGGCACTGCCCTCGCTCGACCCTGATGCGCCCTACTTCGTCCACTGCAGGTCCGGCAGCCGGTCAGCACAGGCGGTCGCGCTCATGCGCGAGGCCGGCTTCGCGGACGTCACCGACCTCGGCGCGCTCAAGAGCGCGTCAGCGGCGACCGGCCTCGCAATCGGGCGCTGA
- the ettA gene encoding energy-dependent translational throttle protein EttA, translating into MAEYIYSMVRARKAVGDKLILDDVTMSFLPGAKIGMVGPNGAGKSTILKIMAGLDQPSNGEAKLSPGYTVGILMQEPVLDETKSVLENIQEGVAIKPKLDRFNEISAQMADPDADFDTLLAEMGVLQEEIDAADGWDLDSQLEQAMDALRTPPGDAEIAPLSGGEKRRVALAKLLLQKPDLLLLDEPTNHLDAESVLWLEQHLQAYKGAVIAITHDRYFLDNVAEWIAEVDRGRLIGYEGNYSTYLEKKGERLAIQGKKDAKLAKRLKDELEWVRSSAKGRQTKSKARLARYEEMATEAERTRKLDFEEIQIPAGPRLGSVVIEAKNLKKGFGDRTLIDGLSFSLPPNGIVGIIGANGVGKTTLFKTIVGLEPLDSGDLKIGETVKISYVDQSRASIDPDKNLWEVVSDGLDFITVGKTEIPSRAYVSKFGFKGPDQQKKAGVLSGGERNRLNLALTLKEGGNLLLLDEPTNDLDIETLGSLENALLEFPGCAVVITHDRWFLDRIATHILAYEGTDENPAQWHWFEGNFESYEKNKIERLGPDAANPHRSTHRKLTRD; encoded by the coding sequence GTGGCTGAGTACATCTACTCGATGGTTCGTGCGCGCAAGGCGGTGGGCGACAAGCTCATCCTCGATGACGTGACGATGTCATTCCTCCCGGGGGCGAAGATCGGCATGGTCGGCCCGAACGGCGCTGGTAAGTCGACGATCCTCAAGATCATGGCCGGCCTTGACCAGCCGTCGAACGGTGAAGCGAAGCTGTCGCCCGGGTACACCGTCGGCATCCTCATGCAGGAGCCCGTGCTCGACGAGACGAAGTCGGTGCTCGAGAACATCCAGGAGGGCGTCGCGATCAAGCCGAAGCTCGACCGGTTCAACGAGATCTCCGCACAGATGGCGGATCCTGACGCCGACTTCGACACGCTGCTCGCCGAGATGGGCGTGCTGCAGGAGGAGATCGACGCGGCAGACGGCTGGGACCTCGACTCCCAGCTCGAGCAGGCCATGGATGCGCTTCGCACCCCTCCCGGAGACGCCGAGATCGCCCCCCTCTCCGGCGGTGAGAAGCGCCGTGTGGCACTGGCCAAGCTCCTGCTGCAGAAGCCGGACCTGCTGCTGCTCGATGAGCCAACCAACCACCTCGACGCCGAGAGCGTGCTGTGGCTCGAGCAGCATCTGCAGGCGTACAAGGGCGCTGTCATCGCCATCACCCACGACCGGTACTTCCTCGACAACGTCGCGGAGTGGATCGCCGAGGTCGACCGTGGCCGCCTGATCGGCTACGAGGGCAACTACTCGACCTACCTGGAGAAGAAGGGCGAGCGCCTCGCGATCCAGGGCAAGAAGGACGCCAAGCTCGCCAAGCGTCTCAAGGACGAACTCGAGTGGGTGCGCTCCAGCGCCAAGGGCCGCCAGACGAAGTCGAAGGCGCGTCTGGCTCGCTACGAGGAGATGGCGACCGAGGCGGAGCGCACCAGGAAACTCGACTTCGAGGAGATCCAGATCCCTGCGGGTCCGCGTCTCGGCAGCGTCGTCATCGAGGCGAAGAATCTCAAGAAGGGCTTCGGCGATCGCACGCTCATCGATGGGCTGAGCTTCAGCCTCCCACCCAACGGCATCGTCGGCATCATCGGTGCCAACGGTGTGGGAAAGACCACGCTGTTCAAGACGATCGTCGGTCTCGAGCCACTGGACAGCGGAGATCTCAAGATCGGTGAGACGGTCAAGATCAGCTACGTCGACCAGTCGCGCGCCAGCATCGACCCCGACAAGAACCTGTGGGAGGTCGTCTCCGACGGGCTCGACTTCATCACTGTCGGCAAGACCGAGATCCCCTCGCGCGCCTACGTGTCGAAGTTCGGCTTCAAGGGACCGGACCAGCAGAAGAAGGCGGGCGTGCTCTCCGGTGGTGAGCGCAACCGCCTGAACCTCGCTCTGACGCTCAAGGAGGGCGGCAACCTGCTCCTCCTCGATGAGCCGACCAACGACCTGGACATCGAGACCCTCGGTTCACTCGAGAATGCACTGCTCGAGTTCCCCGGCTGCGCCGTGGTCATCACTCACGACCGGTGGTTCCTCGACCGCATCGCGACGCACATCCTGGCCTACGAGGGCACGGACGAGAACCCGGCCCAGTGGCACTGGTTCGAGGGCAACTTCGAGTCCTATGAGAAGAACAAGATCGAACGCCTCGGCCCGGATGCCGCCAACCCGCACCGCTCGACGCACCGCAAGCTGACGCGTGACTGA
- a CDS encoding DUF6993 domain-containing protein codes for MPRRLPALRLRGLMGVVLLMAGLALAGCAPESTVTPTASPSASAESTPSASTTPDAPVIQPDGSAEDNLPIFSAITGQVWASENRASGRAYIDALIASGFDRTAMQVTQDLTTVGNPVESLQFSVRWGEDECLIGQVGPSTGEPVTVVVDQLAEGRCLVGNTRPIDW; via the coding sequence GTGCCCCGTCGACTCCCCGCCCTCCGTCTGCGTGGGCTGATGGGAGTGGTGCTCCTGATGGCAGGGCTCGCGCTGGCGGGCTGCGCCCCCGAATCGACCGTGACGCCGACGGCGAGTCCATCGGCGAGCGCGGAGTCGACGCCATCGGCCTCGACGACACCGGATGCGCCGGTCATCCAGCCGGATGGCTCCGCCGAGGACAACCTGCCGATCTTCTCCGCGATCACCGGCCAGGTCTGGGCATCTGAGAACCGCGCTTCCGGTCGCGCTTACATCGACGCACTGATCGCGTCGGGATTCGACCGGACCGCGATGCAGGTGACGCAGGACCTGACGACGGTCGGCAACCCGGTCGAGAGTCTGCAGTTCTCGGTGCGGTGGGGTGAGGACGAATGCCTCATCGGTCAGGTCGGGCCATCCACAGGAGAACCCGTCACGGTGGTCGTCGACCAACTCGCTGAGGGACGCTGCCTGGTCGGCAACACCCGCCCGATCGACTGGTGA